In Verrucomicrobiia bacterium, a genomic segment contains:
- a CDS encoding helicase-related protein, with product MKNNPYQDFRQEMIDFLELDIIGPKSGIEVIEEAPTSRYSAGILFPQLVDNDEEVNERKEKLDMRSRDEEEGTIEYATSFFPSAMGISFSIDDTVRQLIIQVDTARYDSLESSDLGLVSCRATSISDAYMQNAAFTEKFDYKDGQLSLKSSFSKTERDYFISVHPDNKQFAKILYKMFRLQNGWKRIPISEKVELNLTGSRTEYKIEGEQLQIVVISKPSRNGKKLCTVSLINTSKTSQSQNDHKLAYFQTSIKLTSKSGVEVFEDLSTTEYISSDPEEASLKLLFRNKRYFATGHGCSADWESGGKLASAVYSVTIPRHIIPQMSFDIKSRDGSNVPNLKMATLAYSKQDEIIKELKLLVATYENWIDDLSAQSKTLDKSLNSVSLEHIESCRESASRMNSGINFLGKNPKAMRAFNLANEAMLMQRVHTNLQSKKKFPDEGHAMPDSYDDSDAKKPATWRPFQIAFLLMEVESLVNNESNFKDIVDLIWFPTGGGKTEAYLGLTAFTIFYRRLTHSDDESGGTTVIMRYTLRLLTSQQFQRACTLICACEKLRSNSSDLGDTAITIGLWLGQSTPYSIKDAEFRLADLMRQVDGSYNNPFQVLSCPWCGTHMVKKQSKGVNAYRAITRPRHRFVMYCPNRGCDFFDELPISIVDEDVYHQAPTLLFGTVDKFAMLPWKPEASKIFALDEGNKNLSPELIIQDELHLISGSLGTVVGLYESAIDLMCSAKGSKPKIIASTATIRRAKQQCNALYARDFRQFPSPGLDASDSFFAREADVTSDSPGRLYIGVMPSGTTSTWMQIKLMAGMSQGAEFIVADDEVKDKFWTQVVYCNSIRELGTSMSLAYDDVKAYSDSVAKRLGKKARVYSDKDVQELTSRISPESIPKILQRLSVEYPSQEVIDTLLATNMISVGVDIDRLGLMLVLGQPKTTSEYIQATSRVGRAYPGLVITLYGPTKSRDRSHYEQFAKYHQSLYRYVEPTSVTPFSAPVREKALHAVIITLVRHYMGIQSGKELSSFKPSDKKFQEIVASILSRVKQVDDTEVDKTKEEIDKIAETISELGLLGDGAVFGSSNPLGNHGKAALMRTPADKKGVGRYSTLQSMRSTDVEASIRLDHGHE from the coding sequence ATGAAGAATAATCCCTACCAAGACTTTAGACAGGAAATGATAGATTTCCTCGAATTAGATATTATTGGACCCAAATCTGGTATCGAAGTAATCGAGGAAGCACCAACTTCACGATATTCCGCTGGGATACTTTTCCCTCAACTTGTCGATAACGATGAAGAAGTTAACGAGAGAAAAGAAAAACTTGATATGCGTTCTAGGGACGAAGAAGAAGGCACTATTGAATATGCCACTTCATTTTTCCCATCCGCGATGGGAATTAGTTTTTCAATCGACGATACAGTCAGGCAGTTAATTATTCAGGTTGATACAGCCAGGTATGATTCTCTAGAAAGTTCAGACCTTGGACTGGTTTCTTGTCGAGCGACAAGTATTAGTGATGCTTATATGCAGAATGCTGCGTTTACTGAAAAATTTGATTATAAAGATGGGCAACTATCTTTGAAGTCCAGTTTCTCAAAAACTGAGAGAGATTACTTTATATCAGTTCATCCTGACAACAAACAGTTTGCAAAAATTCTTTATAAAATGTTTCGGCTACAGAACGGCTGGAAACGAATCCCTATCAGCGAAAAAGTTGAGCTAAACTTAACGGGTTCAAGAACAGAATACAAAATCGAAGGGGAGCAGCTACAGATTGTAGTCATATCGAAGCCTTCACGTAACGGCAAGAAACTGTGCACCGTTAGTCTTATTAATACATCCAAAACGTCTCAGTCACAGAACGACCATAAATTAGCTTACTTTCAGACTTCAATTAAGCTCACTAGCAAGTCTGGCGTTGAAGTTTTCGAGGACCTTAGTACGACTGAATATATAAGCAGTGACCCAGAAGAGGCATCCTTGAAGTTGCTTTTTAGGAATAAGAGATACTTTGCTACTGGCCATGGCTGCTCTGCGGATTGGGAGAGCGGTGGTAAGCTTGCGAGTGCGGTATATTCAGTGACAATTCCTCGACATATCATCCCTCAAATGAGTTTTGACATTAAATCGCGAGACGGGTCCAACGTCCCAAATTTAAAAATGGCTACACTAGCCTATTCAAAACAGGATGAGATTATAAAAGAATTAAAATTACTTGTAGCTACTTATGAAAATTGGATAGATGACCTGTCTGCACAATCTAAAACTTTAGATAAAAGCCTTAATAGCGTGTCACTTGAGCACATAGAGTCATGTCGAGAATCAGCGAGCAGGATGAACTCTGGAATTAATTTTCTAGGAAAAAATCCAAAAGCTATGCGTGCATTTAATCTTGCCAACGAGGCGATGTTAATGCAAAGAGTGCACACAAATCTCCAATCAAAAAAGAAGTTTCCTGATGAAGGGCACGCAATGCCTGATTCGTATGATGATTCTGATGCTAAGAAGCCAGCAACGTGGCGGCCTTTTCAGATAGCCTTCTTATTAATGGAGGTTGAGTCTCTCGTAAATAACGAAAGCAATTTCAAAGATATAGTGGACTTAATTTGGTTTCCTACTGGTGGTGGTAAAACTGAAGCGTATCTTGGCTTAACTGCGTTTACTATTTTCTATAGAAGACTTACACACTCGGATGATGAATCGGGGGGTACGACAGTAATAATGAGATATACTCTGAGACTTTTGACCTCGCAACAGTTTCAGAGAGCCTGCACACTTATTTGTGCCTGCGAAAAACTTCGCTCTAACAGCTCAGACTTAGGAGATACGGCGATAACAATTGGTCTATGGCTGGGACAATCTACGCCATATTCAATCAAAGATGCTGAATTTCGATTAGCTGACCTGATGAGGCAGGTTGATGGCAGCTACAATAATCCATTCCAAGTTCTAAGCTGTCCTTGGTGCGGGACTCACATGGTTAAAAAACAATCAAAAGGCGTAAATGCTTACAGGGCTATAACACGTCCACGTCATCGTTTTGTAATGTATTGCCCTAACCGTGGATGTGATTTTTTTGACGAACTCCCGATTAGTATCGTTGATGAAGACGTATACCACCAAGCACCGACTCTCTTGTTTGGAACAGTAGATAAGTTTGCTATGTTGCCATGGAAACCCGAAGCATCAAAAATCTTTGCACTCGACGAAGGCAATAAGAACCTTTCGCCCGAATTAATAATTCAAGATGAGCTGCATTTAATCTCGGGCTCACTGGGTACGGTAGTTGGCTTATACGAATCAGCGATTGACCTAATGTGCTCTGCCAAAGGTAGTAAGCCAAAAATAATTGCATCAACGGCCACTATTCGCCGTGCGAAACAACAATGTAACGCACTTTATGCTCGAGACTTCAGACAATTTCCTTCGCCCGGTCTCGATGCTAGTGATTCATTTTTTGCACGCGAGGCAGATGTTACTAGCGATAGCCCAGGGAGACTATACATAGGAGTTATGCCGTCAGGAACTACATCTACCTGGATGCAAATCAAATTAATGGCAGGAATGTCACAAGGTGCTGAGTTTATAGTGGCTGATGACGAAGTTAAAGATAAGTTTTGGACACAAGTTGTCTATTGTAATAGTATCCGCGAATTAGGTACGTCTATGAGCTTAGCTTATGATGACGTAAAAGCTTACTCCGATTCAGTGGCCAAAAGACTTGGTAAAAAAGCACGCGTATATTCAGATAAGGATGTTCAAGAGCTTACGAGTCGAATATCCCCAGAATCAATCCCAAAAATATTGCAACGACTTAGTGTTGAGTACCCAAGCCAAGAAGTTATTGACACCCTTTTAGCGACAAACATGATTTCTGTTGGCGTTGATATTGACCGTCTAGGATTAATGTTAGTACTTGGACAACCAAAAACAACCTCAGAATATATCCAGGCAACTAGTCGTGTTGGTCGCGCGTATCCAGGCTTGGTTATAACCTTATATGGACCAACGAAGAGCCGTGACCGGTCGCACTATGAACAATTTGCAAAGTACCACCAGTCCCTTTATAGGTACGTAGAGCCAACTAGCGTTACACCGTTCTCCGCCCCAGTGAGAGAGAAAGCACTTCACGCTGTTATTATCACTCTTGTGCGTCATTACATGGGCATACAGTCAGGAAAAGAGCTTAGTAGTTTCAAGCCGAGTGATAAAAAATTCCAAGAAATAGTCGCCTCAATACTAAGTCGAGTTAAGCAGGTTGATGATACAGAAGTCGACAAAACTAAGGAAGAAATTGATAAAATAGCCGAAACAATATCAGAATTAGGACTGCTAGGAGATGGGGCGGTGTTCGGTTCTTCAAACCCCTTGGGTAATCATGGCAAAGCTGCGTTAATGCGTACCCCAGCTGATAAAAAAGGTGTGGGAAGGTACTCAACGTTACAATCAATGAGGAGCACAGACGTTGAGGCTTCAATTAGATTGGACCACGGACATGAGTAG
- a CDS encoding DUF1998 domain-containing protein: MSRFSNDKNSSQPTLRRSQTVTTFGIGAIADLPNASLMVCGIDKWDPQRGIKLYDPRLEKKLGANYFLMAPEAPIDGIVAVRFPRWMRCRNKLHNALMPLEDWRESAVATSRFSSFDERPYCHVCSLDLIPSRFVVACRKGHIDDFPFIEWAHTGRDICSKPKLEYRELGNSSSLSGIIIHCGTCGSSRSMGGSFGRDNIEKIAHCKGSMPWEMIWSSQCGENLTTLQRGGTNVHFPVIKSSILIPPHSTEGLKSRIIDTPLWAAFESQQNAEDLEFYLERISAQLTEPIEKVRAIVNEMMGDDEDKGDGKNEEEYRYEEYLAFMGEYDDSLNNKKDFLIEKQDAAKYKLSFVDSVVLVKKLREIRVQTGFSRIRPPQASDDASVKDDEKIETMSVTQNKRFRWKPGYEVRGEGIFIEFKPSQLRQWAKNPRTAAHYKNLLVRNQKNPDSFGVVDELTPEFIFLHTLAHLLVRQLSFECGYSSSALRERLYCTSSSKGKPMYGILIYTAEGDSDGTLGGLVRQGEADLFPDTVMKAVTEAQWCSSDPLCIESDGQGYQALNLAACHSCCMLPETSCELMNRYLDRAAIVGTLSDPEIGIFSEELNQL; encoded by the coding sequence ATGAGTAGATTTAGCAATGATAAAAATTCAAGTCAGCCTACGCTGAGACGCAGTCAAACAGTAACAACTTTCGGTATTGGTGCCATAGCTGACTTGCCAAACGCATCATTAATGGTGTGCGGAATTGATAAGTGGGACCCACAGCGAGGTATTAAATTATATGACCCACGCCTAGAAAAAAAATTAGGGGCTAACTACTTCTTAATGGCCCCGGAAGCACCAATTGATGGGATTGTCGCGGTCCGTTTTCCTAGATGGATGCGATGTCGAAATAAGTTACATAATGCCTTGATGCCGTTAGAGGATTGGCGAGAATCAGCAGTAGCAACATCACGCTTTAGTTCTTTCGATGAAAGACCTTATTGCCACGTTTGTTCGCTTGACTTGATACCTTCCAGGTTTGTCGTTGCTTGCCGGAAGGGACATATTGATGACTTCCCATTCATTGAATGGGCACATACAGGCAGAGATATTTGTAGTAAGCCAAAACTTGAATACAGAGAACTGGGAAACTCATCCAGCCTTTCAGGGATTATTATTCATTGTGGAACGTGTGGCTCGAGTAGAAGTATGGGTGGTTCGTTTGGTAGAGACAATATAGAGAAAATAGCTCACTGCAAAGGCTCTATGCCCTGGGAGATGATATGGAGTAGCCAATGTGGAGAAAATCTAACCACTCTGCAACGTGGTGGTACGAATGTACACTTCCCAGTAATTAAGAGTTCAATACTGATACCGCCTCATTCAACAGAGGGGCTGAAGTCAAGAATCATAGATACCCCTCTTTGGGCGGCATTTGAATCCCAGCAGAACGCAGAGGACTTAGAATTTTATCTTGAAAGAATATCAGCTCAACTTACTGAGCCTATTGAAAAGGTTCGAGCTATTGTGAACGAAATGATGGGAGATGACGAAGACAAGGGAGATGGTAAAAATGAGGAAGAGTACAGGTATGAGGAGTACCTGGCTTTCATGGGCGAGTATGACGATAGCCTTAACAATAAGAAAGATTTCCTTATTGAGAAGCAAGATGCCGCAAAGTATAAACTTTCCTTCGTTGACTCAGTCGTACTAGTAAAAAAACTTCGCGAAATCCGAGTACAAACAGGATTTTCTCGCATAAGACCTCCCCAAGCTTCTGATGATGCATCGGTAAAGGATGATGAAAAGATAGAAACTATGTCGGTCACGCAAAATAAACGTTTTCGATGGAAGCCAGGCTATGAAGTAAGAGGCGAAGGAATATTTATAGAATTTAAGCCAAGTCAACTTAGGCAATGGGCAAAAAATCCCAGAACAGCTGCTCATTACAAGAACTTACTTGTAAGGAACCAGAAAAACCCCGATTCATTTGGTGTTGTAGATGAATTAACGCCAGAGTTTATATTTTTGCACACACTAGCACATCTACTTGTTAGACAACTCAGTTTCGAATGTGGGTATTCGAGTTCTGCGTTAAGAGAACGGCTATACTGTACTTCAAGTTCAAAGGGTAAACCTATGTACGGGATTCTCATATACACCGCCGAAGGCGATTCGGACGGAACTCTCGGTGGGTTAGTAAGGCAGGGAGAGGCAGACTTATTCCCAGATACTGTCATGAAAGCAGTTACAGAGGCACAATGGTGCTCTAGCGACCCGTTATGCATTGAGTCTGATGGACAGGGTTACCAAGCTTTGAATTTAGCAGCATGCCATTCCTGCTGCATGTTACCTGAAACCTCATGTGAGTTGATGAATAGATACCTTGATAGAGCAGCAATTGTAGGTACACTAAGCGACCCAGAGATAGGTATATTCTCTGAGGAGCTTAACCAGCTATAG
- a CDS encoding DNA cytosine methyltransferase, producing MSKHKKSIKFIDLFAGIGGIRLGFERAGFECVYTNEYDKSAAATYAANFEGKIDTRDIRDVNEQEIPKFDVLCAGFPCQPFSLAGISARYGLKRAHGFKDEKQGNLFFEIIRIVEYHKPSVVFLENVANLEKHEKGQTLATIKKSLEDMGYLFEYKVIDASTLLPQRRKRIYMVANLENKFQFKDIEPKVSSVKEIFEKNPDSRFTISDRLWESHKARTIRNQEKGHGFRHYMVDPNGIANTLTSRYGKDGRENLVVQKGKNPRMLTPRECARLMGFPDSFELPLAKTPAYRQFGNSVCVPVIESLANQVYEQLSQEEIAKAPAKEESGLTSLVTQAVPIAG from the coding sequence ATGTCAAAACACAAAAAAAGTATTAAATTTATAGATTTATTTGCGGGTATAGGCGGTATTCGGCTTGGTTTTGAACGAGCTGGTTTTGAGTGCGTATACACAAACGAGTATGACAAGAGCGCAGCAGCTACCTATGCAGCAAATTTTGAAGGCAAAATAGACACACGTGATATTCGCGATGTGAATGAGCAAGAAATACCCAAATTTGATGTTCTTTGCGCTGGCTTCCCCTGCCAGCCCTTTTCTTTAGCTGGAATATCGGCTCGATATGGCCTAAAGCGTGCTCATGGCTTTAAGGATGAAAAGCAGGGCAACTTATTCTTTGAAATTATAAGAATTGTTGAATACCATAAGCCATCAGTGGTGTTCTTGGAGAATGTTGCTAATTTGGAAAAGCACGAAAAGGGTCAGACGCTCGCAACGATTAAAAAATCTCTTGAAGATATGGGTTATCTTTTCGAATACAAAGTAATCGATGCTTCTACTCTGCTACCACAGAGAAGAAAAAGAATTTATATGGTAGCTAATCTTGAAAATAAATTCCAGTTTAAGGATATTGAGCCTAAGGTAAGTTCAGTAAAAGAAATATTTGAAAAAAACCCTGACTCACGATTCACGATTTCAGACAGGCTTTGGGAGTCCCATAAAGCCCGAACTATACGAAATCAGGAAAAGGGACATGGCTTTAGACACTACATGGTTGACCCAAACGGTATCGCTAACACGCTTACGTCCAGGTACGGTAAGGATGGCCGCGAGAATCTGGTTGTGCAAAAAGGCAAAAACCCAAGAATGCTAACTCCGCGCGAGTGTGCAAGACTAATGGGGTTCCCAGACTCATTTGAACTTCCCTTAGCAAAAACACCTGCTTACAGACAGTTTGGCAACTCTGTGTGTGTGCCAGTCATTGAATCTCTAGCGAATCAGGTTTACGAACAGCTTTCTCAAGAAGAAATTGCTAAAGCTCCTGCTAAAGAAGAGTCAGGTCTAACAAGCCTTGTTACCCAAGCCGTGCCTATAGCTGGTTAA